A window from Gottschalkiaceae bacterium SANA encodes these proteins:
- a CDS encoding sugar ABC transporter permease has translation MERRGNRIPSGWGWIAPGLLGLGVFYLIPMGRMVMYALQNESGEWGFGKIAEVLSNVVFQLAFRNTMVFVSLAVISITVISLLISLLVQRMTWYPTVVQSVLFSPMIIPTASVMMVFDLFFRYDGVLNTIFRHFGSGPVEFYHSKMALVTVLLLFLWKNIGYNVIILTAALENVNRAMYEAASIDGANQIQQFRLITLPSIRGTLIFVIMISVLNAFKAFREIYLLLGSYPDQSIYSLQHYMNNLFLVLDYQKLSVAALTVLIGVLLFVGAMLAIDRKGEGV, from the coding sequence ATGGAAAGAAGAGGGAATAGAATACCTAGTGGATGGGGGTGGATTGCACCAGGTCTATTGGGTTTGGGCGTTTTTTACTTGATTCCCATGGGACGGATGGTGATGTATGCGCTGCAAAATGAATCGGGCGAATGGGGATTTGGCAAAATTGCCGAGGTTTTAAGCAATGTCGTTTTCCAGTTGGCATTTCGCAACACAATGGTTTTTGTAAGTTTGGCTGTGATATCGATTACTGTAATCTCATTGCTGATTTCTCTGCTGGTGCAGCGCATGACTTGGTATCCAACGGTGGTGCAGTCGGTTTTGTTTTCTCCCATGATCATTCCAACAGCTTCGGTCATGATGGTATTTGACTTGTTCTTCCGCTACGACGGGGTATTGAATACCATCTTTCGGCATTTTGGGTCGGGTCCGGTGGAATTTTATCATTCTAAAATGGCTTTGGTGACGGTGTTGTTGCTTTTTCTATGGAAGAATATCGGTTACAACGTCATTATTCTTACCGCAGCGCTGGAAAATGTCAATCGTGCTATGTATGAAGCTGCATCCATTGATGGGGCAAATCAGATTCAACAGTTTCGCTTGATCACCCTGCCCTCGATTCGAGGCACCTTGATCTTTGTAATCATGATTTCGGTGTTGAATGCCTTTAAGGCCTTTCGAGAAATTTATCTGCTCTTGGGCAGCTATCCGGATCAAAGCATTTATTCATTGCAGCATTATATGAACAATTTATTTTTGGTGTTGGACTATCAGAAATTATCGGTGGCCGCATTGACGGTATTGATTGGTGTCCTTCTCTTTGTTGGAGCAATGCTGGCAATTGATCGAAAGGGGGAAGGGGTGTGA
- a CDS encoding HAMP domain-containing sensor histidine kinase: MKLALKIYLFTVLLFLLIFNATGYVNLEESKNAGLRREVERSRNEEATIVYGLWEQIPMISGMGIDLSILNRDLIQGYLKILVETLPEVYVEILDQDGSQVASNFNMEWPKERPELNFSSRDERRTLIRDHGDRSLLFVSSQIQLNGEWFYLTYARDITDFYTMIDHQWRLFFQSEVLALLLFSLFMLLISQSIAKPLKAMVQMTQEMTDGNLERRLPEQNGYEFALLGHHLNQMAASIQDNTIRLEAANREKEAFIESFTHEMKTPLTSVIGYAEYLRNAKTDEETRTEALQVIWEEGRHLERLSMKLMDLILLRKGNFAFENTSMDGLIKEVLQAMVPRFQDKDIHIEADLEPGFWIVEADYFKVLLKNILDNAVKAVEERGQIAVFLHFTNHEMQIRVQDNGIGMAETEIARIVEPFYMVDKARTRKHHGAGLGLSICQRVLEIHQGRFEIKSQLNEGTSVTMIFKEVQR; this comes from the coding sequence ATGAAACTGGCTTTAAAAATTTATCTTTTTACAGTCTTGCTCTTCCTGCTGATTTTTAATGCAACGGGTTATGTGAACCTGGAGGAGAGTAAAAATGCGGGACTAAGGCGGGAAGTGGAACGCAGCCGTAATGAAGAAGCAACGATTGTCTATGGTTTGTGGGAACAGATTCCTATGATTTCGGGCATGGGGATTGACTTGTCTATACTTAATCGTGATTTGATTCAAGGGTACTTGAAGATTTTAGTTGAAACGCTGCCAGAAGTCTATGTGGAGATTCTTGATCAGGACGGAAGTCAGGTTGCATCAAATTTTAACATGGAATGGCCAAAGGAACGCCCAGAGTTGAATTTTTCTTCTAGGGATGAGAGGCGAACTCTTATCCGTGATCACGGAGACCGCAGTTTGCTTTTTGTATCCAGTCAGATTCAACTAAATGGTGAATGGTTTTACTTAACATATGCGCGGGATATCACTGATTTTTACACGATGATTGACCATCAGTGGAGGTTGTTTTTTCAGTCGGAGGTTTTGGCTCTATTGCTTTTTTCCCTTTTCATGCTCTTGATCAGTCAGTCTATTGCAAAACCCTTGAAAGCCATGGTGCAAATGACTCAAGAAATGACGGATGGAAATTTGGAGAGGCGGCTACCGGAACAAAATGGGTATGAGTTTGCTCTGCTCGGTCATCACTTGAATCAGATGGCTGCTTCCATCCAAGACAATACGATTCGTTTAGAAGCGGCGAATCGTGAAAAGGAAGCCTTTATTGAAAGCTTTACCCATGAAATGAAAACACCCCTAACGTCGGTGATCGGCTATGCCGAGTATCTTCGCAATGCAAAAACAGATGAAGAAACTCGTACCGAGGCTTTGCAGGTGATTTGGGAGGAAGGGCGCCATTTAGAAAGATTGTCTATGAAATTAATGGACCTGATTCTGCTGCGCAAAGGCAACTTTGCATTTGAAAACACATCTATGGATGGGCTGATTAAAGAGGTTTTGCAGGCAATGGTGCCGCGATTTCAAGACAAGGATATTCATATAGAAGCGGATCTTGAGCCAGGCTTTTGGATTGTGGAAGCGGATTATTTTAAAGTGTTGTTGAAAAATATTTTAGATAATGCTGTAAAGGCGGTTGAAGAGAGGGGACAAATTGCTGTCTTCCTGCATTTCACAAATCACGAAATGCAGATTCGGGTGCAAGACAATGGCATAGGCATGGCAGAGACGGAAATAGCGCGGATTGTGGAACCCTTTTATATGGTGGATAAAGCCCGTACCCGCAAGCATCATGGTGCAGGGCTGGGCTTGTCCATTTGCCAGCGGGTTTTGGAAATACACCAGGGTAGGTTTGAAATCAAAAGTCAATTGAATGAAGGAACATCTGTCACCATGATTTTCAAGGAGGTGCAGAGATGA
- a CDS encoding PIG-L family deacetylase gives MNYLIVVAHPDDEVLGAGGTIVKLMKEGHNVAVATMVKHAVARDNISATLSADQAKAMEIIGVSNCYAADFPNIKMNTVPHLELVKFIESCIEDFRADAIITHHPSDTNNDHVQTSYAVQAASRLFQRKEGLPKLKQLLFMEVPSSTEWSFDSSANRFTPNYFVEIGKKGVETKLKALSAYAGVMRPYPHPRSKEAIEGLATYRGVQAGCNYVEAFESVFFRI, from the coding sequence ATGAATTACTTAATAGTTGTGGCACATCCTGATGATGAGGTTCTCGGAGCTGGTGGGACAATAGTTAAGCTTATGAAAGAAGGCCATAACGTAGCTGTTGCCACGATGGTTAAGCACGCAGTTGCTCGTGATAATATTTCTGCAACTCTTTCTGCAGATCAAGCTAAGGCTATGGAAATAATAGGTGTTAGTAATTGTTATGCTGCTGACTTTCCAAATATCAAAATGAATACGGTTCCGCATTTGGAACTTGTAAAGTTTATCGAATCATGCATTGAAGATTTCCGAGCCGATGCAATTATCACGCATCATCCATCAGACACAAATAATGATCATGTTCAGACTTCTTATGCTGTTCAGGCTGCTAGCAGATTGTTCCAGAGAAAAGAAGGTTTGCCTAAGTTGAAACAGCTACTGTTCATGGAAGTTCCATCTTCTACGGAATGGTCCTTTGATTCTTCAGCTAATCGATTTACACCGAATTACTTTGTAGAGATAGGCAAAAAAGGAGTGGAAACTAAGCTGAAGGCATTGTCAGCTTATGCTGGTGTTATGAGACCATACCCGCATCCAAGGAGCAAAGAAGCAATTGAAGGCTTAGCTACATATCGTGGGGTTCAGGCTGGTTGCAATTATGTAGAAGCTTTTGAGTCTGTATTCTTCAGAATATAA
- a CDS encoding response regulator transcription factor: protein MGKRILIVEDEVNISKLIEMNLHLSGYETSVVFDGLAAVEEIKKDRYDLVLLDVMLPGIDGFQVMEEVRGSGVPVIFLTAKVNVLDRVKGLKLGADDYMIKPFEGIELLARVESVLRRAGKIEPVMRFGHIEVQEDERCVRKNGKVIDLTLKEYELLCMFLRNKNIALSREQILDRVWDMDFAGGTRTVDVHVKELRKKLDLGDVIKTVYKIGYRWEG from the coding sequence ATGGGCAAACGAATTTTGATTGTTGAGGACGAAGTGAATATTTCCAAATTGATTGAAATGAACCTTCATTTAAGTGGGTATGAGACTTCGGTCGTTTTTGACGGTTTGGCTGCGGTTGAGGAGATAAAAAAGGATAGATATGACCTGGTTCTTTTGGATGTTATGCTGCCGGGCATCGATGGTTTCCAAGTGATGGAAGAGGTGCGCGGTTCTGGAGTGCCCGTAATTTTTTTAACGGCTAAGGTCAATGTGTTGGATCGGGTTAAAGGCTTGAAGTTGGGGGCTGATGATTACATGATTAAACCCTTTGAAGGTATTGAGCTTTTGGCACGGGTAGAATCGGTGCTGCGCAGGGCGGGGAAGATTGAGCCTGTGATGCGGTTTGGTCACATTGAAGTGCAAGAAGATGAACGCTGTGTGAGAAAGAATGGCAAGGTGATTGATTTGACACTAAAGGAATATGAGTTGCTTTGCATGTTCCTTCGAAATAAGAATATTGCCTTGTCACGCGAACAGATTCTGGATCGGGTTTGGGACATGGATTTTGCAGGGGGGACCCGCACCGTAGATGTGCATGTGAAGGAGCTTCGCAAAAAACTGGACTTGGGTGATGTGATAAAAACGGTCTATAAGATTGGTTATCGTTGGGAGGGATAA
- a CDS encoding iron-containing alcohol dehydrogenase produces MTHFFTLPTKIHLEKGALDDLPALVKTYGNRVFLVTTANRQPLADLYARIKTQLTEIDCTVYHFDKVQPNPPVDIIEMGIQELQAFKPDLVLSVGGGSSIDTAKTVALLHDQTNIDWAELFDQFGDPHGQYPPVAKKRMPHIAVPTTAGTGSEVTQAAVLSMGHDKLTIYHPQNRSDHAILDPMLTLTLPAKLTATTGFDAFTHAFESYIHPKATPLGKRMSFSAMELIVDALPKLAKHPNDLDLRQKLMEAQVLAGIGLSNAGADAPHPLSEIIGGISGIPHGESLALIYPEFIHYKWKYAQADFAAVARLFDPSLQTESMAARALAVHIKLFIRKIGLPKGFSAYTIPKSQWEEIVNSPILGFLPFGSKEDLTDILIQAKER; encoded by the coding sequence ATGACGCATTTCTTCACACTCCCCACCAAGATCCATTTGGAAAAGGGAGCCCTAGACGATTTGCCTGCACTTGTAAAAACCTATGGCAATCGCGTATTCTTAGTGACAACAGCAAATCGCCAACCTCTCGCGGATCTATATGCCAGGATTAAGACCCAACTAACAGAAATCGACTGCACGGTTTATCATTTTGACAAAGTGCAACCGAATCCACCCGTGGACATCATCGAAATGGGAATCCAAGAACTGCAAGCATTTAAGCCCGATTTGGTCTTATCCGTAGGTGGAGGTTCCAGTATTGATACGGCAAAAACAGTGGCACTTTTGCATGATCAAACCAATATCGACTGGGCAGAACTTTTTGATCAATTTGGCGATCCCCACGGACAATACCCGCCCGTGGCAAAGAAACGCATGCCTCATATCGCTGTTCCAACAACGGCAGGCACCGGTTCAGAAGTCACTCAGGCGGCCGTACTTTCCATGGGACACGACAAACTAACCATTTATCATCCCCAGAATCGATCGGATCATGCGATCCTGGACCCCATGCTGACCCTAACACTTCCGGCAAAACTCACTGCAACCACTGGATTCGATGCATTCACACACGCCTTTGAATCTTATATTCATCCCAAAGCAACCCCATTGGGAAAGCGCATGAGTTTTTCTGCTATGGAGTTGATCGTTGACGCTCTGCCAAAACTGGCCAAGCATCCCAATGATCTTGATCTTCGACAGAAGCTGATGGAAGCCCAAGTCTTAGCTGGAATTGGTCTTTCCAATGCCGGTGCAGACGCACCCCATCCCTTAAGCGAAATTATTGGTGGCATAAGCGGCATTCCCCATGGCGAATCTTTGGCGCTTATTTACCCCGAGTTTATTCATTATAAATGGAAATACGCTCAAGCCGATTTTGCAGCGGTCGCCCGGCTCTTTGATCCAAGCCTGCAAACCGAATCCATGGCCGCCCGTGCTTTAGCTGTCCATATAAAATTGTTCATTCGCAAGATCGGTCTCCCCAAGGGTTTCTCCGCCTATACAATACCAAAATCCCAATGGGAAGAGATCGTGAACTCCCCTATACTTGGTTTCCTCCCCTTTGGAAGCAAGGAAGATTTAACCGACATTTTAATTCAGGCAAAAGAAAGGTAA
- a CDS encoding carbohydrate ABC transporter permease, with protein sequence MKQRNSIRVMINCTGVILAFAFALPLLITVLMSVMGKTELDSLKQILESGKGISLWHLIPKSFSLRQYFTVLINRLDFLKMYWNSLGLVLPIVLGQMVVGTLTAYGFAKFRFRFRDPLFYLFMVAMLIPFQVTLVPNFIMAIRLGTYDHAAAIYLPGIFHAFAVFYMKQYLREIPDELIEAARVDGAGELRIFWQVVMPIAKPFVFSLAVLSFIDYWNMVEQPLIMLSDASKFPLSMVLATSAGKDFNIAFGASVLYLIPALLLYFASRKDLESGLKNLAMK encoded by the coding sequence GTGAAACAGAGGAACAGCATAAGAGTAATGATCAACTGCACAGGAGTGATTTTGGCTTTTGCCTTTGCCTTGCCCCTGCTTATTACGGTTTTGATGAGTGTCATGGGCAAAACCGAACTTGATAGTCTTAAGCAAATTTTAGAGAGTGGCAAGGGAATTAGCCTCTGGCATCTGATTCCAAAGAGCTTTTCGCTTCGCCAGTATTTTACGGTACTGATTAACCGTTTGGATTTCTTGAAAATGTATTGGAATTCCTTGGGCTTGGTTTTGCCGATTGTATTGGGCCAGATGGTAGTTGGCACCTTAACTGCCTATGGGTTTGCCAAGTTTCGCTTCCGATTTCGAGATCCGCTTTTTTATCTTTTTATGGTGGCTATGCTCATCCCCTTTCAGGTGACCCTGGTGCCCAATTTTATTATGGCAATTCGACTGGGAACCTATGATCATGCAGCGGCCATATACTTGCCAGGAATATTTCACGCTTTTGCCGTATTTTACATGAAGCAGTATCTGCGTGAAATACCTGATGAATTGATTGAGGCAGCTAGGGTGGATGGAGCAGGCGAACTTCGCATCTTTTGGCAGGTGGTCATGCCCATTGCCAAACCATTTGTTTTTTCATTGGCTGTTTTGTCTTTTATTGATTACTGGAATATGGTGGAACAACCATTGATTATGTTGTCGGATGCATCCAAGTTTCCCTTGTCCATGGTGCTGGCCACTTCGGCTGGCAAGGATTTTAACATAGCTTTTGGGGCGTCGGTCTTGTATTTGATTCCGGCATTGCTTTTGTATTTTGCATCGAGAAAAGATTTGGAGTCAGGATTGAAGAACCTGGCCATGAAATAG
- a CDS encoding sugar transferase, whose product MKKRDTSGFNALQLISDAILTVLGIVLAFHLRYETIQETNWQAFVDIWWILLLGAIVLFYFFQSYHCGEKRVSDSVFAAISALLVLNVFTMAITYFTRGFAYPRSIIAISFFTQSGLLIIWKIIMHNIYFKLFPGKTILVFGNQVDNERIFFKLLSGNTEYNKKIFAETYSEEVKELLLQANEVVVPMDFSYKEEIMKVCFEHEIQLSIRPTLHEVSMFATELGQIDDIPILTTKPLGLNQVQRALKRTFDIITSAISIILLSPIYLGVTIAIALEDGFPVFYKQERLTLDNKVFHVMKFRTMIKNAEKESGPVLATGADTRITKVGRILRATRLDEFPQFINVLTGDMSMVGPRPERQFFIEEFSKDLPEFQYRTRVKAGITGLGQVLGKYTTSPQDKLTFDMIYIRNYSFLFDIKICFQTVQILFSKTAAKGFTHEDTFQAIKQNDAYKVEEGQGYFIVKK is encoded by the coding sequence ATGAAAAAGAGAGATACCAGTGGATTTAATGCCTTACAACTTATAAGCGATGCAATTTTAACTGTGCTTGGCATTGTACTTGCCTTTCATCTTCGCTATGAAACCATACAAGAAACAAACTGGCAAGCGTTTGTGGATATCTGGTGGATTTTATTACTGGGTGCCATCGTACTTTTTTATTTTTTCCAATCCTACCATTGTGGAGAAAAACGGGTGTCGGACAGCGTCTTTGCTGCCATTTCTGCCCTTTTGGTTTTGAATGTCTTTACCATGGCAATCACCTATTTCACCCGTGGCTTTGCTTATCCGCGCTCCATTATTGCCATTAGTTTTTTTACTCAGTCTGGCTTATTGATTATTTGGAAGATCATCATGCACAACATATATTTCAAATTGTTCCCCGGCAAGACCATACTGGTTTTTGGCAACCAGGTGGACAATGAGCGTATTTTCTTTAAACTCTTATCGGGCAATACCGAGTATAACAAAAAGATCTTTGCAGAGACCTACAGCGAGGAAGTAAAAGAATTGCTTCTTCAGGCAAATGAAGTGGTTGTACCCATGGATTTTTCATACAAAGAGGAGATTATGAAAGTCTGTTTTGAACATGAAATTCAGCTTTCCATTCGCCCCACCTTACATGAAGTGTCCATGTTTGCCACTGAACTGGGCCAGATCGATGATATACCCATTCTTACCACTAAGCCCCTGGGGCTCAACCAGGTGCAGCGAGCATTAAAAAGAACCTTCGATATCATCACTTCAGCCATTAGCATCATTTTGCTATCACCCATATACTTGGGGGTAACAATTGCCATTGCGCTGGAAGATGGCTTTCCTGTTTTCTACAAGCAGGAACGTTTAACCCTAGACAACAAGGTCTTTCATGTTATGAAATTTAGAACCATGATCAAGAATGCCGAGAAGGAAAGCGGACCGGTATTGGCGACAGGGGCCGATACAAGAATCACCAAGGTAGGCAGAATTCTTCGGGCGACCCGCCTGGATGAATTTCCCCAGTTCATTAACGTTTTAACCGGTGACATGTCTATGGTGGGTCCACGGCCAGAAAGACAGTTTTTCATTGAGGAGTTCAGCAAGGATTTGCCGGAGTTCCAATACAGAACCAGGGTCAAGGCGGGCATTACCGGTCTGGGTCAAGTCTTGGGCAAGTACACCACAAGCCCGCAAGACAAGTTGACCTTCGACATGATTTATATCCGCAACTATTCCTTCCTTTTCGACATTAAGATCTGTTTTCAAACGGTCCAAATCCTCTTTTCAAAGACCGCTGCAAAGGGCTTCACCCATGAAGACACCTTCCAGGCCATTAAGCAGAACGATGCCTACAAGGTGGAAGAGGGTCAAGGGTATTTTATCGTTAAAAAATAA
- a CDS encoding heme-degrading domain-containing protein, giving the protein MNQLRISKFTAQDAWEVGQELYKLGLKLEKPIAFEVYAYGQILFRHSFGGLSPDKEIWIERKRKTAIHFATSTLSTEEKMAKDQTTIKKKYGLPNESYVAIGGSIPLILEDGGVIGAVTVTGLKPEEDHQIVVNAYLESLKK; this is encoded by the coding sequence ATGAATCAATTACGCATTAGCAAATTTACCGCCCAAGATGCTTGGGAGGTTGGTCAAGAACTTTATAAACTTGGCTTGAAACTTGAAAAGCCCATTGCCTTTGAGGTCTACGCCTATGGACAGATCCTCTTTCGCCATAGCTTTGGGGGACTTTCTCCTGACAAGGAGATCTGGATCGAGCGCAAGCGTAAAACCGCCATCCATTTTGCCACATCTACCCTGTCTACAGAAGAAAAGATGGCCAAGGACCAAACGACCATTAAGAAAAAATATGGTTTGCCCAATGAATCCTATGTAGCAATCGGCGGTTCCATCCCCTTAATTTTAGAAGACGGTGGCGTCATTGGAGCAGTTACGGTTACCGGTTTAAAGCCTGAAGAAGACCACCAGATTGTTGTTAATGCCTATTTGGAAAGCTTGAAAAAATAA
- a CDS encoding sugar transferase, whose amino-acid sequence MLFYRVIKRLFDICASGIALIVLSPIWLIAIIGIEVSDPGPVFYMAKRVGKDNKVFRMFKFRSMKIDKSTNEKSLRPDVDRIFFWGKVMRDTKIDELPQLLNVFNGDMSVIGPRPAAFEQVDITRTGENAVVANLVPGLSGPSALYDYIYGDQFEKEGEYNQKVLPTRLKLDLYYLTARSFRYDIKMIWFTVVCVIYRVAKKEPKKIYDELVETTKISETVDNT is encoded by the coding sequence ATGCTTTTTTATAGAGTTATTAAAAGATTATTTGATATATGCGCTTCTGGTATTGCGCTGATTGTGCTTTCTCCAATTTGGCTGATTGCAATCATAGGTATCGAAGTATCTGATCCCGGACCTGTGTTCTATATGGCAAAGCGAGTAGGAAAAGACAACAAGGTTTTCAGAATGTTTAAGTTTCGTTCGATGAAGATTGATAAGAGCACAAATGAGAAGAGTTTGAGACCGGATGTTGACCGCATTTTCTTTTGGGGAAAAGTGATGAGAGATACAAAAATTGATGAACTTCCTCAGTTACTGAATGTATTTAATGGAGACATGAGCGTTATTGGTCCGCGTCCTGCTGCCTTTGAACAAGTTGATATCACAAGAACAGGAGAGAATGCCGTTGTTGCAAATCTTGTGCCTGGTCTGTCCGGACCGTCGGCTCTTTATGATTATATCTATGGCGATCAGTTTGAGAAAGAAGGAGAATATAACCAGAAGGTTCTACCGACAAGACTGAAGCTTGATTTGTACTACTTAACAGCAAGGTCTTTCAGATACGACATAAAAATGATTTGGTTCACCGTTGTATGCGTGATTTACAGGGTCGCGAAGAAAGAACCGAAGAAAATATATGACGAGTTGGTTGAAACGACTAAGATTTCGGAAACAGTAGACAACACTTGA
- a CDS encoding O-antigen ligase family protein, translating into MKNIRDREVKWQELLPLALIIGIVPLLFRVQTYQRTLDEAVYYPGTGFNDLYSLIKAKALIFFTLLALGIFLYQLAKKRIHLEKSLYTVFAGVYGLAILFSSLLSPYDIAFNGLTDRFEGGWVLLSYVAIFFLCIHYGRQRKAIDVFTHTLMASSILMGFFGFLQYVGYDPYTEGFLRYFAFPREVWSTVGESVKTSFETGVVGSLYNPNFMGSYAAMMTLLSLGYVLKVNSSKKQEIFYIIANLVSFSALVGSRSSAGLIGFSAGMIIMVLFMPKALKKSGKRLVPLILAWLAMVIVMILIYAKMWNGNRLIQQDYLTLFVYFLYFVGASILYRYIFNRREKNKALLAISFAFAGLVLIGAALLYSPLQSVTHQLYYGESQAERKAEDMKGREKLQNVVITPQQIQITEADGDYIAFEIKDNTVKALDAEGNNLGFNNSEAGHYQVKDQAYQDYELVLTKIHGAEDQMFALVPKFDIWVVVDEMGLAYKGRNHKPDQIDSPARFGFQGRESIFTYRGYIWSRTIPLLKKHVLLGAGPDCFVFEFPQYEHITKWNINQPTYLLYDKPHNWYLQMGINTGLLSLLAVLAMGFLLLFQSIKKYMLGGQEDPVTATLLAMVFAYAAASIFNDSVISVAPIFWMIFGLAVGAVNGLKQAKKTSKKGKKS; encoded by the coding sequence ATGAAGAATATACGTGACCGGGAAGTAAAATGGCAGGAGTTGCTGCCTTTAGCCCTCATTATCGGCATTGTACCACTATTGTTTCGTGTGCAGACTTATCAACGTACCTTGGATGAAGCGGTATACTATCCTGGAACAGGATTCAATGATCTCTATTCATTGATCAAGGCAAAAGCGTTAATTTTCTTTACCCTTCTGGCCTTGGGAATCTTTCTATATCAATTGGCTAAGAAACGGATTCATTTAGAAAAAAGCCTATACACCGTTTTTGCAGGGGTTTACGGCCTAGCCATTTTGTTTTCTTCACTTTTAAGTCCCTATGATATTGCTTTCAATGGATTAACCGATCGATTTGAAGGCGGGTGGGTGTTACTGTCTTATGTAGCCATCTTCTTTTTATGTATCCATTATGGTAGACAAAGAAAAGCCATTGATGTATTCACCCATACCCTCATGGCCTCTTCCATTCTAATGGGTTTCTTTGGTTTTCTTCAGTATGTTGGGTACGACCCCTACACAGAAGGCTTTCTTCGCTATTTTGCCTTTCCGCGGGAAGTTTGGTCTACCGTTGGCGAGTCGGTAAAAACGAGTTTTGAAACCGGTGTAGTTGGCAGTCTCTATAATCCAAATTTTATGGGCAGCTATGCTGCCATGATGACTCTTTTGTCATTGGGCTATGTTTTAAAAGTCAATAGTAGCAAGAAGCAAGAAATCTTTTACATCATTGCCAATTTAGTTTCTTTCTCAGCCTTGGTTGGTTCTCGTTCTTCAGCGGGCCTCATCGGCTTTTCAGCCGGTATGATCATCATGGTTCTTTTCATGCCAAAGGCATTGAAGAAAAGCGGCAAGCGTTTGGTCCCTTTGATTCTTGCCTGGCTAGCGATGGTGATAGTCATGATTTTGATTTATGCCAAAATGTGGAATGGCAATCGCTTGATTCAACAGGATTACTTGACTCTTTTTGTCTATTTCCTTTATTTTGTCGGAGCAAGCATCCTCTATAGATATATCTTTAATAGAAGAGAAAAGAACAAAGCCTTGCTGGCCATTAGCTTTGCCTTCGCAGGCCTAGTCCTTATAGGCGCAGCACTTTTATATAGTCCTTTGCAGTCTGTTACACATCAGCTTTATTATGGCGAAAGTCAAGCTGAAAGAAAAGCAGAAGACATGAAGGGAAGAGAAAAACTACAAAACGTGGTGATTACCCCACAACAAATTCAAATCACAGAAGCAGATGGCGACTATATTGCTTTTGAAATTAAAGACAACACAGTGAAAGCCCTAGATGCAGAGGGCAATAACTTAGGCTTCAATAATTCGGAAGCGGGTCATTATCAGGTGAAAGATCAAGCTTACCAAGACTATGAACTTGTTTTAACCAAGATTCATGGTGCCGAGGACCAGATGTTTGCCCTTGTACCCAAGTTTGACATTTGGGTTGTGGTCGATGAAATGGGTCTAGCCTATAAGGGCAGAAACCATAAACCGGATCAAATTGACAGTCCTGCCCGTTTTGGATTTCAAGGAAGAGAATCCATATTCACTTATCGGGGGTATATTTGGTCAAGAACCATCCCTCTATTGAAAAAGCATGTTCTTTTGGGTGCTGGACCCGATTGTTTTGTCTTTGAATTTCCACAGTATGAGCATATTACCAAGTGGAACATTAATCAGCCGACCTATCTCTTGTATGACAAGCCCCACAACTGGTATTTGCAGATGGGTATAAATACGGGCCTTCTTTCACTCTTGGCCGTTTTGGCTATGGGCTTCTTGCTTCTTTTTCAATCCATTAAGAAATATATGCTGGGTGGACAAGAAGACCCAGTAACCGCAACCTTACTTGCCATGGTTTTTGCTTATGCGGCAGCTAGCATTTTCAATGACAGTGTTATTTCAGTAGCACCAATCTTCTGGATGATCTTTGGCCTTGCCGTAGGTGCAGTGAATGGCTTGAAACAAGCGAAAAAAACCTCAAAAAAAGGAAAGAAATCATAA